In one Fodinicola acaciae genomic region, the following are encoded:
- a CDS encoding bifunctional cobalt-precorrin-7 (C(5))-methyltransferase/cobalt-precorrin-6B (C(15))-methyltransferase yields MIVNVVGIPGDHPQLPELLDQADLVVGALPHLAAVPNDVPVVELGPVEDALEAIEKLRLDEVAMTIAAEKMPRTEAEPTEVISTGKGQAQVVVLASGDPTFFGVVRALSDRFGRSSVRVWPAASTLSQMFGQLGMSWDDAIVINANGGGPEGSRRALNACLAYPKVAVISTDGDLPGRIGGGLKHRDRMMAVASGVGTPDEQVVELSPAAAGAQRFAPTTVTVVWRPVGLGVAPVAGVHVAAGAPRTPHIWGLADEEFAHEDATITPAEVRAIALGRLGPGPGDLVWDIGSGEGSVAVECGRFGAAVLAVEPDRAACVRIETNASAHSVEVDIVTGRAPAALAELPDPDAVFVGGGGPEVVAACAARARRCVVVAVSTVDQVTACRAALTSAGLAVDGVLQQASGLAGLGSGERLATARPTFLLWGERS; encoded by the coding sequence GTGATCGTCAACGTCGTCGGCATCCCGGGTGACCATCCGCAGCTTCCGGAGCTGCTCGACCAGGCTGACCTCGTCGTCGGTGCGCTGCCACACCTGGCCGCGGTGCCCAACGACGTGCCGGTGGTCGAGCTGGGGCCGGTCGAGGACGCGCTGGAGGCCATCGAGAAGCTGCGTCTGGACGAGGTCGCGATGACCATCGCGGCCGAGAAGATGCCGCGTACGGAGGCGGAGCCGACCGAGGTCATCTCGACCGGCAAGGGGCAGGCACAGGTGGTGGTGCTGGCCTCCGGCGATCCGACCTTCTTCGGCGTCGTACGCGCGTTGTCCGACCGTTTCGGCCGGTCGTCGGTGCGCGTCTGGCCGGCCGCCTCGACGCTCTCGCAGATGTTTGGCCAGCTCGGGATGAGCTGGGATGACGCGATCGTGATCAATGCCAACGGCGGTGGTCCGGAGGGCAGCAGGCGAGCGCTCAACGCCTGTCTGGCCTATCCGAAGGTCGCGGTGATCAGCACGGACGGCGACCTGCCCGGCCGGATCGGCGGTGGCCTGAAACACCGCGACCGGATGATGGCGGTGGCCTCCGGCGTCGGTACGCCGGACGAGCAGGTCGTCGAGCTGAGCCCGGCCGCGGCCGGAGCGCAGCGGTTCGCGCCGACGACGGTGACGGTCGTGTGGAGACCGGTCGGCCTCGGCGTCGCGCCGGTCGCCGGCGTACACGTGGCCGCCGGAGCACCGCGTACGCCGCACATCTGGGGGTTGGCCGACGAGGAGTTCGCACATGAGGACGCGACGATCACACCTGCCGAGGTGCGGGCGATCGCGTTGGGGCGGCTGGGACCGGGCCCTGGTGACCTGGTGTGGGACATCGGGTCGGGGGAGGGCTCGGTCGCGGTCGAATGCGGCCGGTTTGGCGCGGCGGTGCTGGCCGTCGAGCCGGACCGGGCCGCGTGCGTACGCATCGAGACCAACGCCAGCGCGCACTCGGTCGAGGTCGACATCGTCACCGGCCGCGCGCCGGCCGCGTTGGCCGAGCTGCCGGACCCCGACGCGGTGTTCGTCGGCGGTGGCGGCCCGGAGGTGGTGGCCGCCTGCGCGGCGCGGGCCCGCCGGTGCGTGGTGGTCGCGGTGTCCACTGTGGACCAGGTCACAGCCTGCCGAGCTGCGCTTACGTCGGCCGGGCTTGCCGTTGACGGGGTCCTGCAGCAGGCTTCAGGATTGGCCGGGCTCGGGTCCGGTGAGCGGCTGGCGACGGCCAGGCCGACATTCCTGCTGTGGGGGGAAAGATCGTAG
- a CDS encoding alpha/beta hydrolase, translating to MPRTAERTWTTDLLGEPYEQTTLEFAPDEEGPVVATVVRRRAEFPTTRAVLYVHGYADYFFQTHLADFWIDQGYHFYAIDLRKNGRSLRDHQTIAFCRNLGEYAADLDAAQRLIAEDGLDTLVINAHSTGGLIAPLWAHARRERRGGRGLVDALILNSPFLDLPVPAAMRTVSDSAIGVIGQRRPMTIIPSLYRTPYMESISSAHYGEWDHDQVWKPIVGVPLRAGWLRAILAAQRRVHAGLDVPCPVLVASSAASIVTRGWDEALFAADAVLDVRQMNRWAAGLGRLVTVQRITGGMHDLALSKKPARDAYFEAMQRWIWAYGPKEENL from the coding sequence GTGCCGAGGACAGCAGAACGCACCTGGACGACCGACCTGCTCGGCGAGCCGTACGAGCAGACGACGCTGGAGTTTGCGCCGGACGAGGAAGGCCCGGTCGTCGCCACCGTCGTACGCCGCCGCGCCGAGTTTCCGACCACGCGCGCGGTGCTCTACGTGCACGGCTACGCCGACTATTTCTTCCAGACCCACCTGGCCGACTTCTGGATCGACCAGGGTTATCACTTCTACGCGATCGACCTGCGCAAAAACGGCCGCAGCCTGCGTGACCACCAGACCATCGCGTTCTGCCGCAACCTCGGTGAGTACGCGGCCGACCTGGACGCCGCGCAGCGGCTGATCGCCGAGGACGGCCTGGACACGCTGGTGATCAACGCGCACTCCACCGGCGGGCTGATCGCGCCGCTGTGGGCTCATGCGCGACGCGAGCGCCGCGGCGGCCGCGGACTGGTGGACGCGTTGATCCTCAACTCGCCGTTCCTCGACCTGCCGGTGCCGGCGGCGATGCGTACGGTCAGCGACAGCGCGATCGGCGTGATCGGCCAGCGGCGGCCGATGACGATCATCCCGTCGCTCTATCGCACGCCATACATGGAGTCGATCAGCAGCGCGCACTATGGCGAGTGGGACCACGATCAGGTGTGGAAGCCGATCGTCGGCGTGCCGCTGCGGGCCGGCTGGCTGCGCGCGATCCTCGCGGCGCAGCGTCGCGTACACGCCGGCCTGGACGTGCCGTGCCCGGTGCTGGTCGCCTCGTCGGCCGCGTCGATCGTCACGCGTGGCTGGGACGAGGCGCTGTTCGCCGCCGACGCCGTGCTGGACGTGCGGCAGATGAACCGCTGGGCCGCCGGCCTCGGCCGGCTGGTGACGGTCCAGCGGATCACCGGCGGCATGCACGACCTCGCGCTGTCGAAGAAGCCGGCACGCGACGCGTACTTCGAAGCGATGCAACGCTGGATCTGGGCGTACGGGCCAAAGGAGGAAAACCTGTGA
- a CDS encoding 2-dehydropantoate 2-reductase, translating into MTSVAIVGAGAIGSAIGWAFTEAGGTPTLCVRTGFDRIRITKNGTVSEVPAHTVTDPVEVTAHDWVVVTTKAQDTAGARPWLDRLVGPQTVVVVVQNGIRVDERVRPLVEAKVLPAMIFQASERTAPGEVSLHSDGRISLPAGPSAARFTKLLAGSQIPAVEDADFHTVAWRKLLGNAAANPITALTLRRLDVMAEPDIVRLTRDLITEAVAVGKADGANFRDDEVDAATQQYRAYVGSNGGGSSMLYDRLAGRPTEHEFITGAVVELGARHGVPTPTNQVILALMRALSSELPGGHDRR; encoded by the coding sequence GTGACCTCGGTCGCGATCGTCGGAGCCGGCGCGATCGGCAGTGCGATCGGCTGGGCCTTCACCGAGGCCGGCGGCACGCCGACGCTCTGCGTACGCACCGGCTTCGACCGGATCAGGATCACCAAGAACGGCACGGTGTCCGAGGTGCCGGCGCACACCGTCACCGATCCGGTCGAGGTGACCGCACACGACTGGGTGGTGGTCACCACCAAGGCACAGGACACCGCCGGCGCGCGGCCGTGGCTGGACCGGCTGGTGGGGCCGCAGACCGTCGTTGTCGTGGTGCAGAACGGCATCCGCGTCGACGAGCGCGTACGCCCACTGGTCGAGGCCAAGGTGCTGCCGGCGATGATCTTCCAGGCCTCCGAGCGCACGGCGCCAGGTGAGGTGTCGCTGCACTCGGACGGACGGATCAGCCTGCCGGCCGGACCGTCCGCGGCCCGGTTCACCAAGCTGCTGGCCGGTTCGCAGATCCCGGCCGTCGAGGACGCCGACTTCCACACGGTCGCCTGGCGCAAGCTGCTCGGCAACGCCGCCGCCAACCCGATCACCGCGCTCACCCTGCGCCGGCTGGACGTGATGGCCGAGCCGGACATCGTACGGCTGACCCGTGACCTGATCACCGAAGCCGTCGCGGTGGGCAAGGCCGACGGCGCGAACTTCCGGGACGACGAGGTCGACGCGGCGACACAGCAATATCGCGCGTACGTCGGCAGCAACGGCGGCGGCAGCTCGATGCTCTACGACCGGCTCGCCGGCCGGCCCACCGAGCACGAGTTCATCACCGGCGCGGTGGTCGAGCTGGGGGCCAGGCACGGCGTGCCGACACCGACCAACCAGGTGATCCTGGCCCTGATGCGCGCCTTGTCGTCAGAGCTGCCTGGTGGCCACGACCGCCGATAG
- a CDS encoding SURF1 family protein: protein MLAFLRKPKWLLLGALVVVMVVAFISLGFWQLGRLQQVRDENQHILATRAAVSTPVQQLMRVGAPPAAANEYRKVTATGRWDTAHQILVRYRQIADDNGLYVLTPLVLADGNRVLIARGWIPPGPRASIEQPVPAPVAGADGTVTVTGRVRLPEGGDPHQTTVGKLVSVTRIDPATLPAGGPVYDGYVELVSQNPPVTGQLPQLIPQGTLSEGNHESYAYQWFTFGVMAVAGYVLLAMLEVRKRRRERANQPESPEHVTVDV, encoded by the coding sequence GTGTTGGCGTTTCTCCGCAAGCCGAAGTGGCTGCTGCTCGGCGCACTCGTCGTCGTCATGGTCGTCGCGTTCATCAGCCTCGGTTTCTGGCAGCTCGGCAGACTGCAGCAGGTACGCGACGAAAACCAGCACATCCTGGCGACCCGGGCGGCGGTCAGCACGCCGGTCCAGCAGCTGATGCGAGTCGGCGCGCCACCTGCCGCGGCAAACGAATATCGCAAGGTCACCGCGACCGGCCGGTGGGACACCGCACACCAGATCCTGGTCCGCTATCGCCAGATCGCCGACGACAACGGCCTGTACGTGCTCACCCCGCTGGTGCTGGCCGACGGCAACCGCGTGCTGATCGCCCGCGGCTGGATCCCGCCGGGTCCCCGCGCGTCGATCGAGCAGCCGGTGCCGGCACCGGTCGCCGGCGCCGACGGCACGGTGACCGTCACCGGCCGGGTCCGGCTGCCGGAAGGCGGCGACCCGCACCAGACCACGGTCGGCAAGCTCGTGTCGGTGACCCGCATCGACCCGGCGACACTGCCGGCCGGCGGACCGGTCTACGACGGATATGTCGAGCTGGTGAGCCAAAATCCACCGGTCACCGGCCAGCTGCCGCAGCTCATCCCGCAGGGCACGCTCAGCGAAGGAAACCACGAGTCGTACGCCTACCAGTGGTTCACCTTCGGCGTGATGGCGGTGGCCGGATACGTTTTGCTGGCGATGCTGGAAGTCCGGAAAAGGCGCCGGGAGCGCGCCAACCAGCCGGAGTCGCCAGAGCATGTCACAGTGGACGTATGA
- a CDS encoding cytochrome P450: protein MKWDVHPAQFWLRGERPAGPVAYEEQLGMWVVYGHPEAQQALSDPSVFSANIMRLFPQYEDNPFNQGNLLRMDPPKHRKQRMLVSHAFTPKIVADLEPRIAAITDELLDAAMDRGRLELVADVAYPLPVIVIAELLGLPVSDRELFRDWADSLFQQSNEFSMKDETGGSTPEETAKQVKAQDEIFEYLGGRAEEYRKRPGDGLLSQLVHAEIDGDRLSNQEIVTFATILLLAGHVTTTMLLGNTVLCLDANPDKQKLVRDDRAKLPLAIEESLRFLTPFTATYRVTNREVELAGKRIPADQMVRISLGAANRDARVFADPDTYDPTRDPNPHMGFGRGNHFCMGAPLARLEGRVALDILLDRFPVLRTDEANPPTFMPTPEMTGTRTLPLISSRAQ, encoded by the coding sequence ATGAAATGGGACGTGCATCCAGCGCAGTTCTGGCTCCGCGGCGAGCGGCCGGCCGGTCCGGTGGCGTACGAGGAACAGCTTGGCATGTGGGTCGTCTACGGCCATCCGGAGGCGCAGCAGGCGCTCAGCGACCCGTCCGTCTTCTCCGCCAACATCATGCGGCTTTTCCCGCAGTACGAGGACAACCCGTTCAACCAGGGAAACCTGCTGCGGATGGACCCGCCCAAGCACCGCAAGCAGCGGATGCTGGTCAGCCACGCGTTCACGCCGAAGATCGTGGCCGACCTGGAGCCGCGGATCGCCGCCATCACCGACGAGTTGCTCGATGCCGCGATGGACCGCGGCCGGCTTGAGCTGGTCGCCGACGTCGCGTATCCGTTGCCGGTCATCGTGATCGCCGAGCTGCTCGGCCTGCCGGTCAGCGACCGCGAGCTGTTCCGCGACTGGGCCGACAGCCTTTTCCAGCAGAGCAACGAGTTTTCCATGAAGGACGAGACCGGCGGCTCGACCCCGGAGGAGACCGCGAAACAGGTCAAGGCGCAGGACGAGATCTTCGAGTATCTCGGCGGCCGTGCCGAGGAATATCGCAAGCGACCCGGCGACGGCCTGCTTTCGCAGCTGGTGCACGCGGAGATCGACGGCGACCGGCTGAGCAACCAGGAGATCGTCACGTTCGCGACCATCCTGCTGCTGGCCGGCCACGTCACCACGACGATGTTGCTCGGCAACACCGTCCTGTGTCTGGATGCCAATCCGGACAAGCAAAAACTGGTACGCGACGACCGCGCGAAGCTGCCGCTGGCGATCGAGGAGTCGTTGCGCTTCCTGACGCCGTTCACCGCCACCTACCGGGTCACCAACCGCGAGGTGGAACTGGCCGGCAAGAGGATCCCGGCCGACCAGATGGTGCGGATCTCGCTCGGCGCGGCCAACCGGGACGCGCGCGTGTTCGCCGACCCGGACACGTACGACCCGACCCGCGACCCCAACCCGCACATGGGTTTCGGCCGTGGCAACCACTTCTGCATGGGTGCGCCGCTGGCCCGGCTGGAGGGACGGGTCGCGCTGGACATCCTGCTCGACCGTTTTCCGGTGCTGCGTACGGACGAGGCGAACCCGCCGACGTTCATGCCGACACCGGAGATGACCGGGACGCGTACGCTGCCACTGATCAGTAGCAGGGCTCAGTAG
- a CDS encoding ABC transporter permease — translation MTAVTMAITDGWTIAKRNTLKIRRAPDWLGFLLLSPIMFVLLFNYVFGSAIHIPGTSYREFLLAGIFAQTAIFGAQLSGYGLIEDLQKGSIDRFRSLPMSPAAVLIGRTTSDMLMNAVSLAVMAVTGLVVGWRIHSSPAEAVLGFVMLLLLGYVFSWVVVMVGLALRTPEAFNNASMVLMFPLTFVANTFVQSSGLPQPLRAIAEWSPVSAFTQAVRELFGNTNAAMPEPTAWPLQHPVVAALLWTVALLAISIPVATWLYRTAVSR, via the coding sequence ATGACCGCTGTGACGATGGCGATCACTGACGGATGGACGATCGCCAAACGCAACACGCTCAAGATCCGCCGCGCCCCTGACTGGCTCGGGTTCCTGCTGCTGTCGCCGATCATGTTCGTGCTGCTGTTCAACTATGTTTTCGGCAGCGCGATCCACATCCCTGGCACGTCCTATCGCGAGTTCCTGCTCGCCGGGATCTTCGCGCAGACGGCGATTTTCGGCGCGCAGCTGTCCGGCTATGGCCTGATCGAGGACCTGCAGAAGGGCAGCATCGACCGGTTTCGCTCGCTGCCGATGTCGCCGGCGGCCGTGCTGATCGGGCGTACGACCAGCGACATGCTGATGAACGCGGTCAGCCTCGCGGTGATGGCGGTGACCGGCCTGGTCGTCGGCTGGCGCATCCACTCGTCGCCGGCCGAGGCGGTGCTCGGATTCGTGATGTTGTTGTTGCTCGGATACGTTTTTTCGTGGGTCGTGGTGATGGTCGGCCTGGCGCTGCGTACGCCGGAGGCATTCAACAACGCCAGCATGGTCCTGATGTTTCCGTTGACCTTCGTCGCCAACACGTTCGTGCAGAGCAGCGGACTGCCGCAGCCGCTTCGCGCGATTGCCGAATGGAGCCCGGTGTCGGCCTTCACCCAGGCCGTACGCGAACTTTTCGGCAACACCAACGCGGCCATGCCGGAGCCGACCGCGTGGCCACTGCAGCATCCCGTGGTGGCCGCGCTGCTGTGGACCGTGGCGCTGCTGGCGATTTCCATTCCGGTGGCCACCTGGCTCTATCGGACCGCTGTCAGTCGCTAA
- a CDS encoding ATP-binding cassette domain-containing protein, producing MAEAIVAEGLAKKYGKIVALDGMNLSVPEGTVFGLVGPNGAGKTTTVRILTTLVKLDGGRAKVAGFDVATQAAKLRTRIGVSGQYAAVDDYLTGAENLEIVGRLYHLGRRRSRQRARELLERFDLAEAGDRPVKGYSGGMRRRVDLAAALVANPPVLFLDEPTTGLDPRARIALWDVISELVAGGTTLLLTTQYMEEADRLADRIAVVDHGHVIALGTADQLKDQIGGDRIELTVTSAADLQTACYALEPLAVGEMQTDLSGLRVTVPVASGAASLAEALGRLANVSVKVSDAGLRRPTLDDVFLSLTGHKAETAKELTR from the coding sequence GTGGCCGAAGCGATCGTGGCCGAAGGTCTGGCCAAGAAGTACGGCAAAATCGTGGCGCTGGACGGCATGAACCTGTCCGTGCCGGAAGGGACGGTCTTCGGTCTGGTCGGCCCGAACGGCGCCGGAAAGACCACCACCGTCAGGATTCTCACCACGCTGGTGAAACTCGACGGCGGCCGCGCGAAGGTCGCCGGTTTCGACGTGGCGACGCAGGCCGCCAAGCTGCGCACCAGGATCGGCGTCTCCGGTCAGTACGCCGCGGTCGACGATTACCTGACCGGCGCGGAAAACCTGGAGATCGTCGGCCGGCTCTATCACCTCGGCCGGCGGCGCAGCAGACAGCGCGCACGCGAGCTGCTGGAGCGTTTCGACCTGGCCGAGGCCGGCGACCGTCCGGTGAAGGGCTATTCCGGCGGCATGCGGCGGCGGGTCGACCTGGCCGCCGCGCTGGTCGCCAACCCGCCGGTGCTGTTTCTGGACGAGCCGACCACCGGCCTCGACCCGCGGGCGCGGATCGCTTTGTGGGACGTGATTTCCGAGCTGGTCGCAGGTGGCACGACGTTGCTGCTGACCACGCAGTACATGGAGGAGGCCGACCGGCTGGCCGACCGGATCGCGGTGGTCGACCACGGCCACGTGATCGCGCTCGGCACCGCCGACCAGCTCAAGGACCAGATCGGCGGCGACCGGATCGAGCTGACCGTGACCAGCGCGGCCGACCTGCAGACCGCCTGCTATGCGCTGGAACCGCTGGCGGTCGGCGAAATGCAGACCGACCTCAGCGGTCTGCGGGTGACCGTACCGGTCGCCAGCGGCGCCGCCTCACTGGCCGAGGCGCTCGGCCGGCTGGCCAACGTCAGCGTCAAGGTGAGCGACGCGGGCCTGCGCCGGCCGACCCTGGACGACGTTTTCCTTTCCCTGACCGGACACAAAGCCGAAACCGCGAAGGAGCTGACCCGATGA
- a CDS encoding DUF4097 family beta strand repeat-containing protein — MPTFDTPEPISVSVTINYGNARVIAGDRTDTVVDVRPSRPNRQADVTAAEQTTVELVKGQLVVRAPKRMIMFGRGGSIDVTIEVPTGSTLQAEAAWAGIQTDGRLGDCTIQAAGGDVQLGDTGRLDVQSAHGSIVAGDVDGDVEVSSASSRIRIGDVAGSATIQNSSGDISLGAVEGDVKLSGAHGDLTIDRALRDVTATTASGGVRIGELVRGEVNIQTAYGRIDLGIREGTAAWLDLFSKNGTVRNYLEEADRPDGAGDTVEVRARTNYGDISIRRP; from the coding sequence ATGCCTACTTTCGACACGCCTGAGCCGATTTCAGTCTCGGTGACCATCAACTACGGCAACGCGCGCGTCATCGCCGGCGACCGCACCGACACGGTGGTGGACGTACGGCCGAGCCGGCCCAACCGGCAGGCCGACGTCACGGCCGCTGAGCAGACCACGGTCGAGCTGGTGAAAGGCCAGCTGGTCGTACGCGCGCCGAAGCGGATGATCATGTTCGGCCGCGGCGGCTCGATCGACGTGACGATCGAGGTGCCGACCGGTTCGACGCTGCAGGCCGAGGCGGCCTGGGCCGGCATCCAGACCGACGGCCGGCTCGGCGACTGCACCATCCAGGCCGCCGGCGGCGACGTGCAACTCGGCGACACCGGCCGGCTGGACGTGCAGTCGGCGCACGGCAGCATCGTCGCCGGCGACGTGGACGGTGACGTGGAGGTCAGCAGCGCGTCGAGTCGCATCCGGATCGGCGATGTGGCCGGCTCGGCGACCATCCAGAACTCCTCCGGCGACATCAGCCTCGGCGCGGTCGAAGGCGACGTGAAGCTGAGCGGCGCGCACGGCGACCTGACCATCGACCGGGCGCTGCGCGACGTGACCGCGACGACCGCGTCCGGTGGCGTACGGATCGGCGAGCTGGTGCGCGGCGAGGTCAACATCCAGACCGCCTACGGCCGCATCGACCTCGGCATCCGGGAAGGCACCGCGGCCTGGCTCGACCTGTTTTCCAAGAACGGCACCGTACGCAACTACCTCGAGGAAGCCGACCGGCCGGACGGCGCCGGGGACACCGTCGAGGTGCGTGCCCGTACGAACTACGGCGACATTTCCATCCGCCGTCCCTGA
- a CDS encoding toxin-antitoxin system HicB family antitoxin, whose product MDLTPYVEQLRRELAVAAEAGGDEARAMAERLTGPLESAARLVLLEALSAAADEITRDLAPGSVDLRLRGLDPDFVVALPASDQPEEQPAAREELPPVPEAEDGSTARINLRLPEHIKVRVEEAASKAGLSVNSWLVRALAAATAPAATPRPPSPPTGRGQRYTGWVR is encoded by the coding sequence ATGGATTTGACGCCGTACGTGGAGCAGCTACGCCGCGAGCTTGCCGTGGCCGCCGAAGCCGGAGGTGACGAGGCTCGCGCGATGGCCGAGCGGCTGACCGGGCCGCTGGAGTCGGCCGCCCGGCTGGTGCTGCTGGAGGCGCTGTCGGCCGCGGCCGACGAGATCACCCGTGACCTCGCGCCGGGGTCGGTCGACCTGCGGCTGCGCGGCCTCGACCCCGACTTCGTGGTCGCACTGCCGGCGAGCGACCAGCCGGAGGAGCAGCCCGCCGCGCGCGAGGAGCTGCCGCCGGTGCCGGAGGCCGAGGACGGCTCCACTGCGCGGATCAACCTCCGGCTGCCCGAGCACATCAAGGTCCGCGTCGAGGAGGCCGCGAGCAAGGCCGGCCTGTCGGTCAACTCCTGGTTGGTACGCGCGCTCGCCGCGGCCACCGCGCCGGCCGCCACGCCGCGGCCACCGTCACCGCCAACCGGCCGCGGCCAGCGCTACACCGGCTGGGTCCGCTGA
- a CDS encoding M48 family metallopeptidase, with the protein MSVGDAARAKSLSSRTRFPGISPRAYEHPADRGALVALRSVPGFDKVLKAISGAVGERSVRLLALASHVRVSPRQYPVLDQIRNETATTLDIAPVPEMFVVRDPNPQAMAIGLDTPIITITTGLLELCDDDGLRFVVGHEMGHVLSGHALYRTMLLWLIQLAQNFAWMPLGYWGLRAIILALQEWFRKSELSCDRAGLLCVQDAKAALRVHAMLAGATDPDEMDVSGFLDQANEYESGGDIRDSILKLLHLSGQTHPLAAMRASELQKWAASETYAQILAGDYPRRSDDASTPISDEVKAAARSYKEAFTTSQDPLNKAMNDVGGLFAGAATRVRDWMTSSSSSSSRGTGAPWTDTTDHEPPRDDTAPPPPPT; encoded by the coding sequence ATGAGTGTTGGCGACGCCGCACGAGCGAAGAGTTTGTCGTCGCGTACGCGATTTCCGGGGATAAGTCCACGTGCGTACGAGCATCCCGCCGACCGCGGCGCGCTGGTGGCGCTGCGCTCGGTGCCCGGTTTCGACAAGGTCCTGAAGGCGATCTCCGGCGCCGTCGGCGAGCGGAGCGTACGGCTGCTGGCGCTCGCCTCGCACGTACGCGTGTCGCCGCGGCAATATCCGGTGCTCGACCAGATCCGCAACGAGACGGCGACCACGCTGGACATCGCGCCGGTGCCCGAGATGTTCGTCGTCCGCGACCCGAATCCGCAGGCGATGGCGATTGGCCTGGACACGCCGATCATCACCATCACCACCGGTCTGCTGGAGCTGTGCGACGACGATGGCCTGCGGTTCGTCGTCGGCCACGAGATGGGGCATGTGCTGTCCGGCCACGCGCTCTATCGCACGATGCTGCTGTGGTTGATCCAGCTCGCGCAAAACTTCGCCTGGATGCCGCTGGGCTATTGGGGCCTGCGCGCGATCATCCTGGCGTTGCAGGAATGGTTCCGCAAGTCCGAGCTGTCCTGCGACCGCGCCGGCCTGCTGTGCGTGCAGGACGCGAAGGCCGCTCTGCGCGTGCACGCGATGCTGGCCGGCGCGACCGATCCGGACGAGATGGACGTGTCCGGCTTCCTCGACCAGGCGAACGAGTACGAGTCCGGCGGCGACATCCGGGACAGCATCCTGAAGCTGCTGCACCTGTCCGGCCAGACCCATCCGCTCGCCGCGATGCGCGCCTCTGAGCTGCAGAAATGGGCGGCCAGCGAGACGTACGCGCAGATCCTGGCCGGCGACTATCCGCGCCGCTCCGACGACGCGTCCACGCCGATCAGCGACGAGGTGAAGGCGGCGGCGCGGTCGTATAAGGAGGCCTTCACCACCTCGCAGGATCCGCTCAACAAGGCGATGAACGACGTCGGCGGCCTGTTCGCCGGCGCCGCGACGCGCGTACGCGACTGGATGACCAGCTCGTCATCGAGCAGCTCGCGCGGCACTGGCGCGCCATGGACCGACACCACCGACCACGAGCCTCCACGCGACGACACCGCTCCGCCACCACCGCCCACCTGA
- a CDS encoding TerD family protein has product MPVELTKGANTALPGPVAVVTASASTPLDIAALLVTATGKVRSDDDFVFFNQPAGPGVHLQPPSTLRIDFAAVPADIEKVVITATIDGPGTFAMVQGLAATVSDAGGTPVAHFVPPGLGSETALVIVEIYRRQGAWKVRAVGQGYATGLAGIATDFGISVEDPAPQAPPAYQQPPAPPAYQQPPAPAPGKINLDKGKVNLQKGQSVSLVKTGAPPLTRVRMGLGWAAGTGRSIDLDASAILYDARAKDVDKVWFMSQKGAGGAVRHSGDDLVGGGGGDDEQIFVDLTGIPPNVVALVFTVNSFSGQKFSDLSAAWCRLLDDVTGEELVRFDLSGSKAHTGVVMCTLRRAADGWEMTAIGEFHDGRTVRAMVKPAKAYL; this is encoded by the coding sequence ATGCCGGTGGAGTTGACCAAAGGCGCCAACACCGCGCTGCCGGGTCCGGTGGCGGTCGTCACCGCGTCGGCCTCGACGCCGCTGGACATCGCCGCGCTGCTGGTCACCGCGACCGGCAAGGTGCGTTCCGACGACGACTTCGTGTTCTTCAACCAGCCGGCCGGTCCCGGTGTGCACCTGCAGCCGCCGTCGACGCTGCGCATCGACTTCGCGGCCGTTCCGGCCGACATCGAGAAGGTGGTCATCACGGCGACCATCGACGGTCCCGGCACGTTCGCGATGGTGCAGGGGCTCGCGGCGACCGTCAGCGATGCCGGTGGCACGCCGGTCGCGCATTTCGTACCGCCCGGCCTCGGCTCCGAGACCGCGCTGGTCATCGTCGAGATCTATCGCCGGCAAGGCGCCTGGAAGGTGCGCGCGGTCGGCCAGGGGTACGCCACCGGGTTGGCCGGGATCGCCACCGACTTCGGCATTTCGGTGGAGGACCCGGCGCCGCAAGCACCACCGGCCTACCAGCAGCCACCGGCACCGCCGGCCTATCAGCAGCCACCCGCACCGGCGCCCGGAAAGATCAACCTGGACAAGGGAAAAGTCAACCTGCAGAAAGGCCAGAGCGTCTCGCTGGTGAAGACCGGCGCGCCGCCGCTGACCCGCGTACGGATGGGCCTGGGGTGGGCCGCCGGCACCGGCCGGTCGATCGACCTGGACGCATCGGCGATCCTCTACGACGCGCGCGCCAAGGACGTCGACAAGGTCTGGTTCATGTCGCAGAAAGGCGCCGGCGGCGCGGTCCGGCACTCCGGCGACGACCTGGTCGGTGGCGGCGGAGGCGACGACGAGCAGATCTTCGTCGACCTGACCGGCATCCCGCCAAACGTCGTCGCGCTGGTGTTCACCGTCAACAGCTTCTCCGGCCAGAAGTTCAGCGACCTGTCCGCGGCCTGGTGCCGGCTGCTCGACGACGTCACCGGCGAGGAGCTCGTACGCTTCGACCTGTCCGGCTCCAAGGCGCACACCGGCGTGGTGATGTGTACGCTGCGCCGCGCCGCCGACGGTTGGGAGATGACCGCGATCGGCGAGTTCCACGACGGCCGCACCGTCCGCGCGATGGTCAAGCCGGCCAAGGCGTATCTGTAA